In the genome of Zobellia nedashkovskayae, the window AAATGATAATGGATAACATTAAATCCATGGCAGATATAGCAACGGCAAACGACATAAAAGTGATTTTATCCTCTACCCTGCCCGCTTACAAATATCCATGGAAACCTGAGATGCAGCCCGCTCAAAAAATTGTTGATCTAAACAAAATGATTAAAGCGTACGCCGAAGAAAAAGGTCATATTTATCTTGACTATTTTTCTACTATGGCAGATGAACGTAACGGATTGCCAAAAAAATATGCCAATGATGGCGTACACCCTACGGTTGAAGGGTACAAAATAATGGAACCTTTAGTAGAAAAGGCCATTGCCGAAGCTTTACAAAATTAAAAAAGTAGCATACCAATTCTAAAATAGAACTTTAGCATAAAAAGTGATTTCTGTTTTTATGCATATCTTCGATAGTGATTCTATTTTGATTATCATTCTATAACCCTGCGAATGCAAGAAACAGTACAAGATTCCGGTTCAAAAGATTCCAAGAACCAACCCAGTACATACGATTCTATAATCATAGGTTCTGGAGCGGGTGGCTTGGCTACGGCTATTTGTTTGGCTAGAGCTGGCAAAAAAGTTTTGGTGCTAGAGCAACATGACGTTCCTGGTGGTTGGTGCCATAGTTTTTACCTAAACGGACACCGATTTACCCCTGGCGTTCATTACGTTGGGCTTATGGCTGAAGGTGAGGCTACCAATGATTTGTACAGAGGTTTGGGTATTGCTAACGAGCTTGTGTTTTTTAGAATGAATCCCGATGCGTACGAACATGTTCGTATTGGTAAAGAACGATTTGATTTCCCTGCTAATTTCGACCTACTTATAGAACGACTTTCAGCTCGTTTCCCTGAAGATAAAAAACAGATTCACAAATACCTTAACCTAATTAGAAAAGTAAGTGAAGAGCTTTACTCTCTACCTTACTTTAAAGGATTCTGGCAAAAATTGACCATTCCTTTTAAGACCAAACATTTTGGTAAATATGGGATGTTTAGTGTCCGAAAAGTGATTGGGTGGCATATCAAAAATCCACTTTTAAAAAACATATTGAACATACAGTGTGGTGATCACGGTGTTCAGCCAAAAAAAGTCCCTTTTGTATTGCATAGTGCATTAATGTACCACTATTTTCAAGGTGGCTATTATCCCATGGGTGGCGGAGGTGCGCTTATAAAAGCTATGACCAATACACTTAAAAAACATGGAGGAGAACTACGCACTAGTACAGCCGTTACCAAAATAATTCTGGAAGGCGACCAAAGTAAAAAAGCCGTTGGGGTGGTTCTGGAAAACGGACAAAAACTTTATGCGGATACTATTGTTTCCAATGCAGATGTAGGTATTACGTATAATGATTTGGTAGGAAGAGAAAATTTAAGTTCTAAATTTCAGCAGAAGCTAGCAAAAACAAAATATTCCAGCACCTCATTAATGTTGTTTTTGATTGTTGATATGGATTTGCGAAAAGCTGGTCTAGACTCTGGTAATATTTGGATGATGCCAAATAAAGATACGGATGAGTTTTATGACGGCATGCTAGAGTCGGACATTTCAAAAGGAGATGCTTTTGAAGGAATGTTCATTAGCTGTACCACTTTAAAAGACCCCTCTAGTTTTGATGGAAAACATCATAGCATAGAGGCAATTACTCTGGTTGACTATAAGGCTTTTGAAAAGTTTAAAGATGAAAATCAGGAGCGTTCGCAAGAATACTTGGATTTCAAAGAATTGTTGATGCAAAAAATGATAAACGGATTAGAAAATGCTATTCCGGGTATTAGCAAGCATATCATTCAAAAAGACTTGGGAACGCCATTGACAAATAAGTACTACGTAAACACCACGGACGGTAATATCTACGGAACCGAAAAAAGCCTGAAACATATTGGCCCGTTTGCCTATAAGGCAAAAAGTGAAATTGAAAACCTGTATTTATGTGGTGCCAGTATCCTTTCTCATGGTGTGGCAGGAGTTTCACATTCCGGTGTGGATACGGCAGCGCGAATTTTAGATTGTGACCCAGATGAGCTTAAAAAACCTCAGGAAGATCAGCACATACGAATTTACGAAG includes:
- a CDS encoding phytoene desaturase family protein; the encoded protein is MQETVQDSGSKDSKNQPSTYDSIIIGSGAGGLATAICLARAGKKVLVLEQHDVPGGWCHSFYLNGHRFTPGVHYVGLMAEGEATNDLYRGLGIANELVFFRMNPDAYEHVRIGKERFDFPANFDLLIERLSARFPEDKKQIHKYLNLIRKVSEELYSLPYFKGFWQKLTIPFKTKHFGKYGMFSVRKVIGWHIKNPLLKNILNIQCGDHGVQPKKVPFVLHSALMYHYFQGGYYPMGGGGALIKAMTNTLKKHGGELRTSTAVTKIILEGDQSKKAVGVVLENGQKLYADTIVSNADVGITYNDLVGRENLSSKFQQKLAKTKYSSTSLMLFLIVDMDLRKAGLDSGNIWMMPNKDTDEFYDGMLESDISKGDAFEGMFISCTTLKDPSSFDGKHHSIEAITLVDYKAFEKFKDENQERSQEYLDFKELLMQKMINGLENAIPGISKHIIQKDLGTPLTNKYYVNTTDGNIYGTEKSLKHIGPFAYKAKSEIENLYLCGASILSHGVAGVSHSGVDTAARILDCDPDELKKPQEDQHIRIYEAEDATDYPEWMLKKIAVKTARAKNKSEEINT